A window of Marinitoga litoralis genomic DNA:
AAATAATGTAGGTAAAAAAGACGCTAATGGTGTACCTGCAATTTTTAATCTGCTAAATAACATATATTTAGTAACTAATGTTGTTTGTGTCGGAATTAAAAATGTTAGTAATACTAATACAAAGAAAAGTTTTTTTAATGGGAATTCAAATCTCGCTAAGCCATATGCAATTATTGCAGTACTTAATGTTTGTAAAATGGATGGTACTAAAGATAAATATACACTATTGAAAAATGTTTTAGTCACTTCAAGAACATCAAAAGCTAGTCTAAAATTTCTTAAAGAAGGGTGTACTGGTAACCATCTAATCGTTGGGTTAATTAAATCTTCAGCGCTCATAAAACTAGTAGAAATCATATACAACATAGGATATAAATATGCGTATCCAACACCAATTAAAATAATATAAATCAATATTTTTGTGTTTATATATCTTTTTGGATTTAAATACTTATTATATTTCATACTCTGCGCCTCTCTTTTAATAAAAGATATGTGATTGCAATAATAATAGCAATTGAAATAAAGTATATCCAGGATAATGCTGATGAATATGAATATGGTTTATCAATATCAAACATATGCATTGTTATAACACCATTAATAGAATTATTAGCAAACGAAGCTAATTCCATTATAGTATATATAGCATTTACAAGTATAAATGGTCTGATCAAAGGTAATGTAATTTTCCAGAAAATAATCCAAGAATTAGCTCCATCTATTTTAGCAGCTTCATATACGCTAGAATTTATTTTTTGCAATCCAGCTAAAAAGAATATTATTTGAACACCAGAGAACCATAGTATCAATACTAAATTATCAAACATGTATAAAAAAGGGAAACTAATTCTATCTGGTAATGTAGTAAAAAATTTGTAAATAAAATATTTTCCAGGATCTACAATTCTTGCTGCATTATTTGAAACTAATTCTGAAACTACAGGACCACTAATAATTACAACTGGTAAGAAATATAATAATCTAAAAAAAGCTCGTGCTTTGATTTGTGAATTTAAGAGTATTGCTATAATTAATGAAAAAATCAATATTAGAGGGACTGATAATATAATATTTATCAATGTATCAGTTAGAGCTAATGGAAAATTTACATCCCCTCTAAAAGCATAAATATAATGTTTTAAACCAACAAAAGTTGATTCAATTCCTGTGGATTTAAATCTGACATTGAAAAAACTTAAATATAGTGAATAAAAGAATGGATAGGCTGTAAAAAATATGAATCCAATAATCCAAGGTGAAAAAAACAAATATCCAAAAAAAGCTTTTTTAGTTTTCATTTTCATAATTATTAGCCCCTTCGTTAATAATTTTCCAAGATTCTGCACTTATTAATACATTATTATATGCATAGTCTTTACTAGTATAGTTTATTATTATAGATTTTCCATTATTATATGTATTTTTGACTACTCCATCTGCAAGTACAGTTCTATTAATTAGTGAATATCCTATAAATGGACTTAAAGCGGAATTTATTTCATTATATATATTAATTATAGTATCTTTCCAATCATCATATTTAGTAGAAGGGTAATCTGCTAATACAGTATTTCTTAAAAGATAATTATCAATTTCTGTAATAATGAATGATGGGTATGCTCCAAAGTCTATGGTTTTTAAAACATCTAATCTAGAAAAAAATCCTACATTCATATATGGTGTAAAATATTCAATATAACCACTTAAAACTATTTGTAAGAAAGGAACTGTATCTGTTTCATATATATATTGACTATTGTTCATA
This region includes:
- a CDS encoding carbohydrate ABC transporter permease, translated to MKYNKYLNPKRYINTKILIYIILIGVGYAYLYPMLYMISTSFMSAEDLINPTIRWLPVHPSLRNFRLAFDVLEVTKTFFNSVYLSLVPSILQTLSTAIIAYGLARFEFPLKKLFFVLVLLTFLIPTQTTLVTKYMLFSRLKIAGTPLASFLPTLFGQGIKSTIFILLYYNFFSMLPRALDEAAEIDGATQMQIFWKIMLPLSIPAIVTTFIFSLVWYWNETLLSGLLVGNTLKTLPLALRDFVAKYAEMFPSQIGNSTNRLNEGIRMAATLITILPLLITYLFLQRQFIESIEKAGITGE
- a CDS encoding carbohydrate ABC transporter permease, yielding MKMKTKKAFFGYLFFSPWIIGFIFFTAYPFFYSLYLSFFNVRFKSTGIESTFVGLKHYIYAFRGDVNFPLALTDTLINIILSVPLILIFSLIIAILLNSQIKARAFFRLLYFLPVVIISGPVVSELVSNNAARIVDPGKYFIYKFFTTLPDRISFPFLYMFDNLVLILWFSGVQIIFFLAGLQKINSSVYEAAKIDGANSWIIFWKITLPLIRPFILVNAIYTIMELASFANNSINGVITMHMFDIDKPYSYSSALSWIYFISIAIIIAITYLLLKERRRV